The Deltaproteobacteria bacterium genomic sequence CGCCGAGCGGGACGATCAGCACGAGCGCCAGGGCCACGCGCCAGGTCCACGAGCCGCTCACGCCATCCCCTCCCTCACGCCTTCGGCGACGCGCTCACTCGAGCCGCGGCGACCACGCGGGCGACGTATCATCACCGGCCCCGTGGGTCAATTGTTTCTGCGTCCTTCCCTCGCGATCGGCGAGGAAGAGATGATGTCCGCCGGCGCGCGTCGACGAGAAGGCGAGATAGCGCCCGTCGGGCGCCCAGGACGGGTCCTCGTTGCTCCCGGCCGAGGTGATCGTCTGCGCGCTGCCGCCGTCGGGCGTCGTCACCACGATCTGGAAGCCGCCGCCGCTGCGGGTGGTGTACGCGAGGTGATCGCCCTTGGGCGACCAGCTGGGCGAGGTGTTGTAGCTGCCGGTGTGCGAGACGCGCACGAGGTTCGAGCCGTCGACGCTCATCACGTAGATCTGCGGGGAGCCCGCGCGCGCCGAGCAGAAGGCGAACCGCCGCCCGTCGGGCGCCCACGCCGGCGAGACGTCGATCGCCCAGTGGTCGGTGAGACGCTGCAGCACCTGGCCGCTGCGATCGAGGAGGTAGATGTCGGAGTTGCCGCCCTCCTCGCGCGTCACCAGGAGGCGCGTCCCGTCGGGCGACCAGGCGCCGTCGAGCACCACGCCGGGGCCGGGGACGAGCCGGGCCACCCGATGGGTTCCGAGGTCCACCTCGAAGAGACGCGGCACGTGCTCGCGGTAGGAGGCGAAGGCGAGCGCGCGCGCGTCCGGCCGCCAGCGGGGCGCGATCACCAGCGAGCGCTCGTCGGTGGCGCGCACGGGGTCGTCCTGGTCGAAGGTCCAGGTGTAGACGTCCTTCAGCCGGCCACTGCGCGTGCTGACGAGGGCGAGCTTCGAGTCGAACGGGCCGCGCTCGCTGGTCAGGAACTCGAGGATGGCGTCGGCCGTCCGGTGCGCCATGCGCGCGACGTCGTCGCGCCCGCCGCTGAAGCGCTTGCTCGCCTGCGGCACGTCGCGCCGCCCGGGCACGTCGAAGAGCCGGACCTCGAGGCTGATGCCGTTGCCGGCGGCGCTGATGCCACCCTTCACCAGCGCCTGCGCCCCAATGGCCGCCCAGCCGACGAAGTCGATCTCGCCCGCCGTGATGCCCGAGGTCTCCGGGTTCTCGACGAAGGTCTTCGGGTCGAGCAGCTTGAAGTAGCCGGAGAAATCGAGGTCGCGGGTCAGCGCCTTCGCGAACCGGGCGCCGAGCGCACCTCCCGGGTCGCCGCCGAGGTTCTTCGGCGGCACGACGGCGATCGGAAACGACTCGCTGCCGGGACCGACGATCGTGCCCGTCACGACCGCGTGCGCACTCCGTGCCACGAGCACCACCAGCACCAGACTCGAGAAGACGATCCTTGTCATCCGGCCCCCTGCCCTCCCGTTTCCTCGGAGCGGAACTCGATCAGGAACTCGTGGAACTCGCTGGCGTAGCGCGCGGGCGGCGGCGGCAGCGGGTTCGCGTGCTGCACGGCGCGGACGGCCGACAGGTCGTAGGCGGAGTTCCCCGAGCTCTGCTCGAGCCGGATGTCGCTCACCGCGCCGTCCGGCGCGATCTCGAAGCGCACCTTGGCGACGAGGCCGGGCCGCGCGAAGACGTTGGTCCACTGGGCCTTGATCGTGGTGATGACCGCCTGGCGATAGACCATGAAGTCGAGCCCCACGAGCTGGCCGCCGCCGCCCTTGCCCTCGCCGCCGGCGCCGATCGGCCCCGACCCCGTGTCGGTGCCGCCGAGGCCGCCGGCGCGCGAACGCCAGCGCTCGGCCGCGGCGGCGTAGGCGTCGCGCCGCGGCGATTCCTCGCGCCCTGCCGGACTGCCGGGCTTGGCGCCGGCTGCCGGCGGCTTCGTGGCTGGAGCTTTCGCCGCCGGCTTCGCCTCGGCCCTGGGCGCGGGCGGCTCCGGTGGACGTGCGGCTGGCGCCGGCTTCGGCGGCTCGGGCGGCTTCGCCTCGGGCTTGGGTTTGGGTTCGGGCTTCGGCTCGGGCTTGGACTCCGGCTTCGGCTCGGGCGGCTTCTCGGGAATCGTGACCGGGGGCGCCTCCGCCTTCGCCACCTGCTCTGGCGGCTTCGGCGGCGGCTCGGGCTCCGCAGCCTTCGGCGGCGGTTGAGGCTCCGGGGCGGGTTGACCCTTCGGCTCCGGGGCCGCGGACTTCTGCGGTCCGCCGAGCTCACCGGTCGGCGGACCAGGCGGCAGACGGCCGCCGAGCGCGCGCGCGTCGGTGAGCTCCACGGTGTAGGCCATCATCGGGAGCGGCCTCAGACGGGCGTAGGGTGCGAGGACGATGATCGCCGCGACGATCATCATGTGGGCCGCCGCCGACACGACCACCATGCGCGCGTAGCGGGAGTCCCACTCGGGCGCGAGCCGGAGCGGACGGGCGGGCGGCACGGCCTAGCGCCGCCGATCGGGCGGCGGCGGCTCGGTCACGAGCCCGACCCGCGTGAGGCCCGCATCGTGCACGGCTCCCATGACCCGCATCACCTGCCCGTAGGGCACCGACTGATCGGCGCGAACGTAGAGCGGGCGATCGGGACGAGTGGCGGCGATCGCGCGCAGCTTCTCGGTCAGGGCATCGGCCGTCATCGGCGTGTCGTTGAGGAAGACCTGGCCGCCCTTGCCGACGTTCACGACGAGCTGCTCCTCCTGCCCGGCGAGCGGCCCGGCCGCGACCTTCGGCAGGTCGACGGCCACCCCCTGCTGCAGGATCGGGGCCGTCACCATGAAGATGATGAGCAGCACGAGCATCACGTCGACGAGCGGCGTGACGTTGATCTGCGAGATCGCGTCCGTCCCGGCGGGCGTCTGGTCGAAGGCCATTGCTATTTCAAGAAATGACGTTCGGCGATGTTGAGAAATTCAGAGGCGAAGGTGTCCATCTCGGCGGTGAGCACGCGCAGCTGGCGCGAGAACCGATTGTACATCACGACGGCCGGGATGGCAGCTGCCAGTCCGACGGCGGTGGCGATCAAGGCCTCGGCGATACCGGGCGCCACGGCCTGGATGCTCGACGAGGTGGTGGTGGAGAGCCCGCGGAAGGCGGTCATGATGCCCCAGACGGTGCCGAAGAGACCGATGAACGGCGCCGTGCTCGCCGTCGTGGCGAGGAAGGTGAGACCGCGCTCGAGCCGTGTGACCTCCTGCGTCCGGGCGCGGTGCATCGCACGCTGCACGTTCTCGATGCCGCCGAGCTCGATCGTGTCTTCCTCACCACCGGGGTTGCCGCGCTTGCCCTTGGTGAGCCGCTGCAGCTCCTGATAGCCGCTGCGGAACACCTGCGCGACGGGGCTCTCCTTCAAATCCATGCTGGCGGTCTGGATGGTCGCCAGGTTCTTGGCGTCCCAGAAGATGTCGATGAAGCGCTCCGACTGGCGGCGCGCGCGGCGCATCTCGACCGACTTGGCGAGCGCGATGCCCCAGCAGCCGACCGAGAACGCGAGCAGGATGAGGAGGACGGCGCGGACCACGGGCCCGGAGCCGACGACCATGTCGAGGACGCTCTCCTGGCGACCGGGCAGCGTCTCGGCGAGCTGGGCCAGCACGGCGCCCCCCCAGGCGACGCTGGTCGAGAAGTCAGGAATCATCGCGTCCGGTGTGCCCTACAAGCGGCCCCGCCCCCCACCGACCGCGCGACCGTACTCCAGGGTCCGGGGGCAGTCAAACCCGCGGCGCCAAAGCGCTCCTTTGCTTGACCGACGGGGAACGAAGTGGGATGGATCTCGCGCAGGAGGTGGGGGGTTCATGGCGAAGATCCGCGTCGGGATCAACGGGTTCGGGCGCATCGGCAGGAACGTGCTGCGCGCTTGCCTCGGCGACGAGGCGCTCGAGTTCGTCGCGGTCAACGACATCACGAACGCAAAGACGCTTGCACACCTGCTGGCGTATGATTCCGTGCACGGACCGCTGCGCGAGCAGGTCCGCGCCGAGGACGACCGCCTCGCCGTTGGCGGCCGCACGGTCCGCGTCCTGGCCGAGCGGGACCCGGCGAAGCTCCCGTGGAAGGCGCTCGGCGTCGAGCTGGTGCTCGAGTCGAGCGGGCTCTTCACCGAGCGCGAGAAGGCGGCGAAGCACCTCGAGGCCGGGGCAAAGAAGGTCATCATCTCGGCGCCGTCCAAGAACGCCGACCTCACCATCTGCTACGGCGTGAACCACACCGCCTACGATCCCCGCAGCCACCACGTCGTCTCCAACGCCTCCTGCACCACCAACTGCCTGGCGCCGCTCGCCAAGGTGCTGCACGAGACCTTCGGCGTGCGCCGCGGCCTGATGACGACGGTCCACTCCTACACCAACGACCAGCGCATCCTCGACCTGCCCCACGAGGACCTGCGGCGCGCCCGCGCCGCCGCCCTCTCCATGATCCCCACCAGCACCGGCGCCGCGCGCGCGATCGGGCTCGTGATCCCGGCGCTCAACGGCAAGCTCGACGGCATGGCGGTACGCGTCCCCACGCCCAACGTCTCGCTCGTCGACCTCACGGCCGAGCTCGAGAAGCCGGCGACCGAGCAGACGGTCAACGCGGCCATGCGGGAAGCGGCGAACGGACCGCTCAAAGGCATCCTGTACTATTGCGAGGAGCCGCTCGTGTCGGCGGACTTCAACGGCACGCCGTACTCGTCGATCTTCGACAGCCTGCTCACGCGGGTGATCGACAAGACGTTCTGCAAGGTGCTGTCCTGGTACGACAACGAGTGGGGCTTCTCGATGCGCATGCGGGACGTGGCGTTGCTCGTCGGCCGAAGCCTCGCCTGAAGGCGGCGGCCGCGTGCGCTCGGTCGCGGACCTCGACGTCGGCGGCAAGCGGGTCTTCATCCGCGCCGATCTGAACGTCCCGCTCGCCGACGGGCGCATCGGCGACGCCACCCGCATCGACGCCACGCTGCCGACCATCCGCTTCGTCCTCCACAATGGCGGGCGACCCGTCGTCGCCTCGCACCTCGGGCGCCCGCAGGGGCAGCGGCGCCCGGAGCTGTCGCTCGCGCCGGTCGCCGAGTACCTCGGGCGGGCGCTCGGGCGGCGCGTGGAGCTCGCGCCGGACTGCATCGGCGAGGCGACGGAGCGGCTCGTCGGCGGGGCGGCGGGCCCGGTGGTCCTC encodes the following:
- the tolB gene encoding Tol-Pal system beta propeller repeat protein TolB, with the protein product MTRIVFSSLVLVVLVARSAHAVVTGTIVGPGSESFPIAVVPPKNLGGDPGGALGARFAKALTRDLDFSGYFKLLDPKTFVENPETSGITAGEIDFVGWAAIGAQALVKGGISAAGNGISLEVRLFDVPGRRDVPQASKRFSGGRDDVARMAHRTADAILEFLTSERGPFDSKLALVSTRSGRLKDVYTWTFDQDDPVRATDERSLVIAPRWRPDARALAFASYREHVPRLFEVDLGTHRVARLVPGPGVVLDGAWSPDGTRLLVTREEGGNSDIYLLDRSGQVLQRLTDHWAIDVSPAWAPDGRRFAFCSARAGSPQIYVMSVDGSNLVRVSHTGSYNTSPSWSPKGDHLAYTTRSGGGFQIVVTTPDGGSAQTITSAGSNEDPSWAPDGRYLAFSSTRAGGHHLFLADREGRTQKQLTHGAGDDTSPAWSPRLE
- a CDS encoding TonB C-terminal domain-containing protein is translated as MPPARPLRLAPEWDSRYARMVVVSAAAHMMIVAAIIVLAPYARLRPLPMMAYTVELTDARALGGRLPPGPPTGELGGPQKSAAPEPKGQPAPEPQPPPKAAEPEPPPKPPEQVAKAEAPPVTIPEKPPEPKPESKPEPKPEPKPKPEAKPPEPPKPAPAARPPEPPAPRAEAKPAAKAPATKPPAAGAKPGSPAGREESPRRDAYAAAAERWRSRAGGLGGTDTGSGPIGAGGEGKGGGGQLVGLDFMVYRQAVITTIKAQWTNVFARPGLVAKVRFEIAPDGAVSDIRLEQSSGNSAYDLSAVRAVQHANPLPPPPARYASEFHEFLIEFRSEETGGQGAG
- the tolR gene encoding protein TolR, with protein sequence MAFDQTPAGTDAISQINVTPLVDVMLVLLIIFMVTAPILQQGVAVDLPKVAAGPLAGQEEQLVVNVGKGGQVFLNDTPMTADALTEKLRAIAATRPDRPLYVRADQSVPYGQVMRVMGAVHDAGLTRVGLVTEPPPPDRRR
- the tolQ gene encoding protein TolQ, which codes for MVVGSGPVVRAVLLILLAFSVGCWGIALAKSVEMRRARRQSERFIDIFWDAKNLATIQTASMDLKESPVAQVFRSGYQELQRLTKGKRGNPGGEEDTIELGGIENVQRAMHRARTQEVTRLERGLTFLATTASTAPFIGLFGTVWGIMTAFRGLSTTTSSSIQAVAPGIAEALIATAVGLAAAIPAVVMYNRFSRQLRVLTAEMDTFASEFLNIAERHFLK
- the gap gene encoding type I glyceraldehyde-3-phosphate dehydrogenase — translated: MAKIRVGINGFGRIGRNVLRACLGDEALEFVAVNDITNAKTLAHLLAYDSVHGPLREQVRAEDDRLAVGGRTVRVLAERDPAKLPWKALGVELVLESSGLFTEREKAAKHLEAGAKKVIISAPSKNADLTICYGVNHTAYDPRSHHVVSNASCTTNCLAPLAKVLHETFGVRRGLMTTVHSYTNDQRILDLPHEDLRRARAAALSMIPTSTGAARAIGLVIPALNGKLDGMAVRVPTPNVSLVDLTAELEKPATEQTVNAAMREAANGPLKGILYYCEEPLVSADFNGTPYSSIFDSLLTRVIDKTFCKVLSWYDNEWGFSMRMRDVALLVGRSLA